The Gemmatimonadota bacterium DNA window TCGACCGTTCCGTAGCGCAGCGCCGGGTCGCGCTGGATTGCGGTCAACGTGAGGATGTCGAGGTCGCGCCAGGTCGCGTCGTTGCCCGTCCGGCGGCCGTGCCGTGCAGCGGCGAGTGAGGGACGGACCGGGGGTTCGGTCAGGCGACGCGCGACGGCATCGGGGCCCCCGAACGGGCGCTGTCCGGCGAGCAACTCGTAGAGGATCACCCCGAGCGCATGGACGTCGGTCTGCGCGCTGACGATCCCTTCGGCGAGCTGCTCCGGGGCAGCGTACGCCGGGGTCAGCATCCCGGCGCCGGTCTGCGTCTGCACCGGGTCTTCGGTGTCCTCAAGGTGCTTGGCGATACCGAAGTCGAGCAGGGCGACGCGCCCATCGGCGCCGACGAGGATATTGGACGGCTTCAAGTCGCGATGGATGACGGCTCGCGCGTGGGCATACTGCACTGCCTCGCACGCGGCCCGCAACAGCCGGAGCCGCTCGGTGATCGTCAGTTGGCGGCGCTCGCAGTAGTCCGTCAGATGCTCGCCCTCGACGTACTCCATCACGAACCACGGCGTCCCATCCTCGAGCGCGCCGGCGTCGTGCAGCTGCGCGATCCCCGGGTGCACCAGGCGCGCCAGCGTCCGCTGCTCCCTTCGAAAGCGCGCGCGACGTGCGGGCGAGAGCCAGGCATCGCGGAGGATCTTCAGCGCGGCCTCGGTCCCGAGATCGTCGCGGGCGACGAGATAGACGATCCCCATCCCGCCCTCGCCGAGTTGGCGCACGATGCGGTAGGGCCCGAACGCGCCGTCGGCGGGAGCAGCGGGCGCCGCGAGCAGGTCGGCCGCCATCGCGCCGATGCGGACGCCGAGCAGGTCGCCGTCGGCCGCATCGGCGACCAGCATCGCCCGGACGCGGCTCACCACCTCGGGGTCGTCGCCGGCCCAGGTGTGCAGCATTGCCTCGCGTTGGTCGGCAGGCAGCTCGAGGGCCCGATGGAAGAGGGCCATGGCGCGGGCGTGGCGTGCAGCCGGTGAGGTCATGCGGGGGTGGCGCCGAGTTCGGTGGCGAGCCACGCCCGCGCCGCGCGCCAGTCGCGCAAGACCGTGGCCTCGGAAATGGTCAGCAGTTCGGCGATTTCCTCGACGCTGAGTCCGCCGAAGTAGCGTGCCTCCACCACGGCCGCCTGGCGCGGCGACAACTTGGCGAGGTCGGCGAGCGACGCATCGAGCGCGAGCAGACTGCCGGCGGTGCCGAGGTGGTTGGTCAGCTCCTCGTCAAAGGTCACCAGGATGGCATCGGGACCGCCGCGCTTCACGGCGTGCCGTTGGCGCGCCGCCTCGACCAGCACCTGACGCATTGCCCGGGCGGCAATCCGGCGGAAGTGCAGCGCGGAGGTGACTTCGAAGCCGGGTGAGCGGGCGAGCTTGGCCCACGCCTCGTGTACCAGCGCGGTGGGGTTGAGCGTGGCGGTCGGATGGTCGCGGCGCACCTGCGCCGCCAGCGCGCGCAGTTCGGCGTAGGCGGCAGTGAAGAGGACGTCGAGGGTGTCGCGATCGACTCGGGACATGCAGGGGCGTCCTCAAGGGGGAGGCGCTGGGGCAAAGGTCGGATGGACTGGGGGGCGGTGGCCTTCCGAATCTACCGCCTGCCGGCAGGGCGGGGGAGAGGCGGCGGGCGGATCGTGACGGATTCACGGGGGCTTTGGCGCAAAGGAGAGTAAGCCCGAGCTTTTCCCCAATGGAGGTCCCCATGTGCCGTCTCGTTCTCTCGCTCTCCCTGGCCATCCTCACCGCCTGTGGCGGCGGCTCGCCCACCGGCCCTGGCGGGGGCGGCAACGGGACCGACAAGGTCACCGCCTCGATCGACGGGCAGGCCTTCACCGGCGCCACCATCCAGGCCAATCCGGTCTCGACCGTCCCCGGCAGCCTCGCGTTCCAGGCCACCCAGGTGGTCGGGGGCGCCGCGCGGAGCATCGCGATGTACCTCGCGTTCATCCCGGGGCCGGGCACCTATCCGCTCGGGATGAATATCGGCACCTCGCCCGGCGGCACGGTCACGCTCGTCAACGGCGTGAACGGCTTCACGACGCCGCTCTCCGGTGCGGCCGGCAGCGTCACCATCACCTCGCTCACCGCGACACGTGTGGCCGGCACCTTCACCTTCACGGCGACCGCAACGCTCGGCACGGCGACCACGACCGTGACCAATGGTGTCTTCGACGTGCCGTTGTCCACCGGTTACGTCGTGCCAACAGCCGACCTCGCGGGCAGCACCATGACCGCGACGATCAACGGGACGCCGCAGGTGAGTGCGACGCTGAGCGGCATTGGCGGTGGCGCGACGACACGCGTCGTGGGTGGGATGAATCTGGAGTATTCGATCAGTATCACGGTCGGCCCGATCACCACGCCAGGCTCGGGCGCACTCACCGGCTTCACGGTGCCGACCCGACGGGTCACGATCACCCGGGTGGGGACCGCGCAGTCATGGGGTGGAGTGGGCAACGACAACGGGACGCTCAATATCACCACGCTGACGCCAACCCGCATCGCCGGCACCTTCTCGGGGACGCTGGCTCCGAATGCGCAAACGACCGGGACGCTGACGATCACCAATGGCGCGTTCAACGTGCGGACGCCGTAGGCGGGGATCGATGATCGATGATCGATGATCGATCATCGATGGACGATCATCGATCATCGAATCAGTCCGTCTTCACCCGATACCCCGTCTTCCGCACCGTCAGGATGTGCACCGGATTGGCGGGGTCCGCTTCGAGCTTCCGGCGCAACTCGAGGATGTGGACGTCGACGGTGCGCGAGACGATGTCGGGCTCGTACTGCCACACGGCGTCGAGCAACTCGGCACGGGTGGCCACACGCCCTTCCCGCCGCAGCAGCGCGACCAGCAGGTCGTACTCGCGGGGGCGCAGCGCGACCGCCTCGCCGTCGCGCAGCACCACGTGCGTCCCGGTGTCGACGCTCACGGTGCCGAACTGCCACCGTTCGCTCGCTGCCCTCGGCTCGCTGGGGTGCACTGGGCGGCGTCGGAGCATCGCGTTGACCCGGGCCAGCAGTTCTGGCAGCGAGAAGGGCTTGATCACGTAGTCGTCGGCGCCGAGGCGGAAGCCGCGCAACCGATCGGTTTCCGCGGCGCGAGCCGACAACACCAGCACGGCGACGTCGTGCCCCTCTTCGCGCAGGGTGCGCAGCACGGTGAAGCCATCCATGTGCGGCAGCATCAGGTCGAGCAGAATCAACTCGGGATCCCACCGGCGCGCCTGCGACAATCCTTCCAGCCCATTGGTCGCGATCCGAACCTCGTGCCCGTCATGGGTCAGGTTGAGCCGCAGCCCTTCGGCCAGTCCCGGATTGTCTTCGACCACCAGAATTCTGCGCATCGTCATTCTCCTGCTATCAGGGGGAGCGTGACCCGGAAGCACGCACCGTGTGGAGCAACCTCCTCGATCTGGACCGAGCCGTGGTGCAGCAGGACCAGTTGGCGGACGACGGCGAGCCCGATGCCGCTGCCGCTCCCCTCGCCGCGTTCGAAGGGCTCCCAGATCCGCTCCCGGTCCTGCGGCGGGATGCCGGGCCCCTGATCCGCCACGGCGAATTCGAGCACGGTTGTGTCATGCCGGGAGCTGACGTGGACGGTGCCGCCGCTGCCGCCGTGTCGGATCGCGTTGTCGAGCAGATTGATCAGGATGCGGCGCACCGCGTCCCCGTCGAGCGTTGCCATCGGCCCCGGCGTGATGGTCGTCTCGAGGACGATCCGATGCGCGCGGGCGAGGGGCTCGAAGAGCGCGGCGACTTCCCGCACCAGGCGGTCGACATCCTCCGGGCGCGGCGAGAGGCGGTGCGCCGGGCGCCCCACGCGCGACAGCGCGAGCACGTTCTCGACCATCTGCCCCAGGTGACGGGTCTCGCGCACGATCGTGTCAAGCGCGCCGCGTTGGGCTGCCTCGCCGCCCGCTCGCTCCAGGAGCAGGGTCTCGGCGAACAGCTGGATGTTGGCCAGCGGCGTGCGCAGCTCGTGCGACATGCTCGAAGTGAATTCCTCGCGCAGTCGGCTGAGCGCGACGGCGCGCCAGGCCGTGACCGCGGCGGCGCTCACCAGGAGCAGGGCCAGCGCAACGGCCATGGCGACGCGCGCGCCGGGCAGCGGTGGATACCCGCCCGGCATCAGCACCGGCACGGCGCTCGGCAGAATGGCGTAGGTGATGCGCGCCATCAGCGGTCCGAGCACCATCCGGTCACTCTTCCAATCCCCGTTGGCCACATTGCCCGACTCGAGCAGCACCTCGCCGTGATCCCCGAACACCCGGACCGCGATCGGCTGCGAGTTGCTGTCGGTCGGCGCCATCTGCAGCGAATCGCGCAGCCGCATGAAGGCGTTCAGTGTCGGGGTGATTGGCAGGCGGAGCACCTTCTCGCGAAAGCGGGTGAGCGGGATCTCGAGACCGACCCAGCGCTTGCCGCCACGCTCGCGTTCGACAAAGGCAATCGACGTATCCGCGCCGCGCGCGATGACGGTGCCGAAATACGTGGCATCCTTGGCGCGCGGCTTGCCGAGGCGGGTGCGCAGGGAGGTGGCGAGGATCGCATCGGCGGTGTCACCCGCGGAGGTGGCGATCGCCGAGACGCTGTCGAAGACGAAGTAACGATGCGGGGCCAGTTCGAGCACGTAGGGCGAGAACGCCTCGGCGCCGGTCAGCGTGGCGATCGAGTCCGAGGTCAGTTGTCCCTTCGCCACCAGGGCCCGTTGCGCGCCGCGCAGCAGCGTGCGCAGATCGATGAAGGTCCGGCTCTGGACACTGCCCGCATAGGAATCGGCGAGGTAGGCGGCGTGGTCGCGGAGGGTCTCATCGGCGGTGGCGCGGTGGCGCATCATCGTCGTCCAGAGGAACCACGCCCCCCAGCCGACGATCAGGACGGCCAGCAACGAGGCGCCGCCGACCAGAAATTCAGGACGGCGGCGCCAGTCGCGGAGCGAGCGGGGAGGGAAAGGCATCGCGTCAAAGGTACTGCCCCTGGCCGTTCCCCGGGGTCGGCCTGACAAGGCTCTGACCGGCCTCCGGGGCGGGTGGGGTCACGCGGTGTCGTGGCGTGGCGGAGCCTCGGCGGCGACGGCGAGGAGGACCGCGATCAACAGCACGCTGTACTCCATGCCGTTGCGCCCCCCACCCACGACGAACCACCCTTCCGTCGCGTGAATCAGGACGATGCCGATCAAGAGTTCCGCCACGAAGAGCAGTGAGACCACGCGTCGTCGCCAGCCGAACCAGAGGGCCACGGCCCCGGCGAGTTCGGCGCCGGTGATCGCGGCGGCCAGCAGCTCACCCGCGGGGAGGTGGAGCGAGGTCAGCCAGCTGCCGAAGCCGCGCACGCGCTCGGGCAACGCTGCGCGGTAGGCACCGTGCACTGCCATGAGACAGGCCACCACTCGGCGCAGCATGGCCAGCACCGTCGTGGCAGGCATGGAGACTCCGGTTGGAAAGGGGGCATTGCTGCTGCGGCGATGACGCCGCCCGCTGAGGGCGGCGTCCGGCCGCCGGAACCACCGAAGGAGCGGCAACCCCTGGGGAGTGGAACCGACGACCGGAATTCATGCACGCACATGGAGGTCAGGCTGCGTGGCCCTCACCTCCGCAATCACAATCGCTCCGCGGAGGAATCGGGAACAGGGGGGTCGTGTAAGGGGACGGTATGCAACTGGTTCGGGCACCGCTGACGTCCTGCTGACGTGAGGCCCGCGCGCTCAACGCGCCGCGGCGTTTGCTTGTCGCATGCGATCAATCCTTGCCCTCCTCCTGGTGTTCACGGCGGTGCATGCCGCTCCCGCCCAACGGTCCGATTCCGCGGCGACGGCGCGTCGACTCATGCGCGGCGCGGCGTCCGTGCTGCAACGCGGCGACACGACGGCCGCCGCCGATTCCGTGCTCGCCGCCGCACGCGCGTGGCCGGCGCAGAGCAGTTACTGGCTCGCCGCCGCGCGCTGGAATGCCCTGGCACATCGTCCGGGCGCGGCACTTGATGCGCTGTCCACGCTTGCCGCCATGGGTGCGGGGTGGCAACGCGATGATCCGCGCCTGGCGCCGCTTGCGGGCGAGGCGCGCTTCGCGGCGTTGCAGCCACCATCGGCGGAGGTGCGGAGCCGTGTGGTGGCCACGCTGCCGGACCCCGATTTCCATCCGGAAGGTGTGGCGTTTGACGCGCGCACGCAGCGGCTCTTCGTCGGCAGCGTGCACCGCGGAAGCGTCGTGATGATCGACCCGGACGGTGCGGTCTCCACGTTCGTGCCGCCCGGCACCGCCGGCCTGCGCGCCGTCTTCGGCGTGCTGGCAGACACCGCGCGCGGCCTGCTCTTCGTCAGCAGCGCCGATGTGCCCGAGCGTGACGGTGGCCTCGCGTCACCGCGCGCCGCATCGAGTATCCTCGCCTTCTCGCTCACCAGCGGCGCGTTCGCTCGGCAGTGGAGCTTCCCGGAGGACGGACACCAGCATCTCATCGGCGAATTGGTGCTGTCACCCGAC harbors:
- a CDS encoding sigma-70 family RNA polymerase sigma factor; its protein translation is MSRVDRDTLDVLFTAAYAELRALAAQVRRDHPTATLNPTALVHEAWAKLARSPGFEVTSALHFRRIAARAMRQVLVEAARQRHAVKRGGPDAILVTFDEELTNHLGTAGSLLALDASLADLAKLSPRQAAVVEARYFGGLSVEEIAELLTISEATVLRDWRAARAWLATELGATPA
- a CDS encoding response regulator transcription factor — its product is MTMRRILVVEDNPGLAEGLRLNLTHDGHEVRIATNGLEGLSQARRWDPELILLDLMLPHMDGFTVLRTLREEGHDVAVLVLSARAAETDRLRGFRLGADDYVIKPFSLPELLARVNAMLRRRPVHPSEPRAASERWQFGTVSVDTGTHVVLRDGEAVALRPREYDLLVALLRREGRVATRAELLDAVWQYEPDIVSRTVDVHILELRRKLEADPANPVHILTVRKTGYRVKTD
- a CDS encoding HAMP domain-containing histidine kinase; protein product: MPFPPRSLRDWRRRPEFLVGGASLLAVLIVGWGAWFLWTTMMRHRATADETLRDHAAYLADSYAGSVQSRTFIDLRTLLRGAQRALVAKGQLTSDSIATLTGAEAFSPYVLELAPHRYFVFDSVSAIATSAGDTADAILATSLRTRLGKPRAKDATYFGTVIARGADTSIAFVERERGGKRWVGLEIPLTRFREKVLRLPITPTLNAFMRLRDSLQMAPTDSNSQPIAVRVFGDHGEVLLESGNVANGDWKSDRMVLGPLMARITYAILPSAVPVLMPGGYPPLPGARVAMAVALALLLVSAAAVTAWRAVALSRLREEFTSSMSHELRTPLANIQLFAETLLLERAGGEAAQRGALDTIVRETRHLGQMVENVLALSRVGRPAHRLSPRPEDVDRLVREVAALFEPLARAHRIVLETTITPGPMATLDGDAVRRILINLLDNAIRHGGSGGTVHVSSRHDTTVLEFAVADQGPGIPPQDRERIWEPFERGEGSGSGIGLAVVRQLVLLHHGSVQIEEVAPHGACFRVTLPLIAGE
- a CDS encoding DoxX family protein — its product is MPATTVLAMLRRVVACLMAVHGAYRAALPERVRGFGSWLTSLHLPAGELLAAAITGAELAGAVALWFGWRRRVVSLLFVAELLIGIVLIHATEGWFVVGGGRNGMEYSVLLIAVLLAVAAEAPPRHDTA